A section of the Ruania halotolerans genome encodes:
- a CDS encoding Ig-like domain-containing protein → MAGVLGLALLGAVATAGPAVAAVDPVEHTVDVTEVGPGSWQVPELASEVQVTLRGAAGELCERSGGSAPGGAGGVVALALSEDVAGSELSYTVGAVGGGSPEREDGSPNYRGGAGTAVATDDGLLAVVGGGGGGAATHDSYDIGTGENPFVGCVAGGAGGVATSPGVGAGQAGLGSDLFDSHAPGDGGTETGGQPDPEASFHENSIYGGQAGEDGPPSLVDGSISLSAGGYGGHIGGGGGSGYAGGAGGTFDYATVDDSAVDDLGAGGGGSGFLVDDPRVSAVPGSAGTNHGAGSITITYLMPGPATAADADVETGYGDRSVRVTPEVDGATILSLNDEPEFGQADVEDLDLVYTPDSDFVGTDSFTYTASGPGGDSDPATVTIIVAAPDLTVGGDLPEAIQGHSYEHTLTVTGGTEPHEFTAEDLPEGIALDDGGLTGNPTAAGEHPITVTVADSSRPEAVTTTVELVLHVHSNQFEAPASAEAGTDITLTGTDLPDGDYDIVLRSDPVTLGQTTITGGVLEAEVTIAAETSTGEHTLELVREGVVIGTHPLEVTAPPAADPTPEPEPTTETEPEPTPETQPQNKLPETGATWTTPAVLALLLIASGAAALGVRRIRSTG, encoded by the coding sequence GTGGCCGGTGTGCTGGGGTTGGCGTTGCTGGGGGCGGTGGCAACGGCCGGGCCGGCCGTGGCTGCGGTGGATCCGGTCGAGCACACCGTCGATGTGACTGAGGTGGGTCCGGGATCGTGGCAGGTACCCGAACTCGCGTCCGAGGTGCAGGTGACGTTGCGTGGTGCGGCGGGCGAACTCTGCGAGAGGTCCGGTGGCTCAGCTCCTGGTGGTGCCGGTGGTGTCGTGGCCCTGGCATTGAGTGAGGACGTGGCCGGGAGCGAGTTGTCCTACACGGTCGGTGCGGTCGGTGGCGGTAGCCCCGAGCGCGAGGATGGATCGCCCAACTACCGTGGCGGCGCCGGCACTGCCGTGGCGACCGATGACGGACTGCTGGCCGTGGTCGGCGGAGGCGGCGGGGGCGCCGCCACCCACGACTCCTATGATATTGGCACCGGCGAAAACCCCTTCGTTGGGTGTGTGGCTGGCGGTGCTGGTGGGGTGGCGACCTCGCCGGGGGTCGGTGCTGGTCAGGCGGGGTTGGGTAGCGACTTGTTCGACTCCCACGCCCCAGGTGACGGCGGTACCGAGACCGGTGGCCAACCAGACCCCGAGGCGTCGTTCCACGAGAACTCGATTTACGGGGGGCAGGCAGGCGAGGACGGGCCACCTTCGCTCGTCGACGGGTCCATCAGCCTCAGCGCCGGCGGGTACGGTGGGCACATCGGTGGTGGCGGCGGGTCCGGGTACGCCGGCGGCGCTGGCGGCACCTTCGACTACGCCACGGTTGACGACTCTGCTGTTGACGACCTCGGCGCCGGTGGTGGTGGGTCGGGTTTCCTGGTCGATGACCCGCGGGTCAGTGCCGTGCCCGGTTCAGCCGGCACGAACCACGGGGCCGGGTCGATCACGATCACCTACCTGATGCCTGGCCCAGCTACCGCGGCCGACGCCGACGTTGAGACCGGCTACGGCGACAGGTCTGTGCGGGTGACCCCGGAGGTGGACGGTGCCACCATCCTGAGCCTGAACGACGAGCCCGAATTCGGGCAAGCGGACGTGGAGGACCTGGACCTGGTCTACACCCCGGATTCGGACTTCGTAGGCACCGACTCCTTCACCTACACCGCTAGCGGACCAGGCGGGGACAGCGACCCGGCAACGGTGACCATCATCGTGGCCGCCCCCGATCTCACCGTCGGCGGCGACTTGCCGGAGGCTATTCAGGGCCACTCGTACGAGCACACTCTCACCGTGACCGGTGGCACCGAGCCACACGAGTTCACTGCCGAGGACCTACCCGAGGGCATCGCCCTTGACGATGGGGGGCTGACCGGGAACCCGACGGCGGCCGGGGAGCATCCGATCACGGTCACGGTCGCTGATTCCAGCCGCCCCGAGGCCGTCACCACCACCGTGGAGCTGGTGCTGCACGTGCACTCCAACCAGTTCGAGGCACCCGCTAGCGCCGAGGCCGGTACCGACATCACCCTGACCGGCACCGATCTGCCTGACGGGGACTACGACATTGTGCTCCGCTCGGACCCGGTCACCCTGGGCCAGACCACTATCACCGGCGGTGTGCTGGAGGCCGAGGTCACCATCGCGGCCGAGACCAGTACCGGGGAGCACACCCTCGAACTGGTGCGCGAGGGCGTGGTCATCGGCACGCATCCCCTGGAGGTCACCGCTCCACCGGCCGCCGACCCCACCCCGGAGCCGGAGCCCACCACCGAGACCGAGCCGGAACCCACACCAGAGACGCAGCCGCAGAACAAACTCCCCGAAACCGGCGCCACCTGGACCACCCCCGCCGTCCTGGCACTACTCCTCATCGCCAGTGGCGCTGCTGCACTGGGCGTCCGCCGTATACGCTCCACCGGCTGA
- a CDS encoding GntR family transcriptional regulator: MLESRLGPSSLLRVPAGAVVADVLRDAIVEGRLRPGDRLKQEDLMQYFGVSVGPVRESLRTLESEGIVVSAARRGYLVSDVTLEEVEFLLPIRLVLEQAAFTQLQQTLDEDVLRALRQRIEEIRDGASNNSIRQVNEADQAFHEAVVLSCSRSPQAVRLWRLIMPRVRMLFNMLTPMHRTLSAVAQEHEILVQAVESGSQILLQTELDKHIRTQPQTLLQAKIASPGH, translated from the coding sequence ATGTTAGAGAGTCGCCTCGGGCCTTCGTCGCTACTCCGGGTGCCTGCGGGTGCGGTCGTTGCCGATGTGCTACGCGATGCAATCGTGGAGGGTCGGCTACGGCCCGGCGATCGGTTGAAGCAGGAAGACCTCATGCAGTACTTCGGGGTGAGCGTCGGACCCGTGCGCGAGTCTCTGCGCACCCTAGAGAGCGAGGGGATCGTTGTTTCGGCGGCCCGCCGAGGATACCTGGTCTCCGACGTAACCCTTGAGGAGGTGGAGTTCCTCTTACCTATACGACTGGTCCTAGAGCAAGCCGCATTCACTCAATTGCAGCAAACCCTCGACGAGGATGTGCTGCGCGCCCTGCGTCAAAGAATCGAAGAGATTCGCGACGGGGCGAGCAACAATAGCATTCGTCAGGTCAACGAGGCCGACCAGGCCTTTCACGAGGCAGTTGTCCTTTCCTGCTCCCGCTCCCCTCAGGCCGTCCGGCTGTGGCGACTTATTATGCCTCGCGTGCGGATGTTGTTCAATATGCTTACTCCGATGCACCGGACGCTGTCTGCCGTTGCCCAAGAACACGAAATTCTAGTCCAAGCTGTCGAAAGCGGATCTCAAATCCTCCTTCAGACCGAACTGGACAAACACATCCGGACTCAGCCGCAAACACTCTTACAGGCCAAGATTGCCTCTCCTGGGCACTGA
- a CDS encoding phosphotriesterase family protein, with the protein MTATGPVAANELGQTLMHEHIYVNLMREFRGTGLLNDHQEAVEELAAFAALGGGTIVDATPAELSAGAAPDPGGWRDPAPPESELSPASRTATNALALRDLSEQTGVRIVLGTGHYRDPHLTRTIVQSRDPEEVAEQLILDIREGFAGTGVRAGIIGEVGAERWFISELEHRSFLAAARAHRCTALPVTTHAARWPNGLLQLDLLAEYGVPPEAAIIGHCDTVPIPEYHQALAARGAYVQFDTFRHASGPHFERRVDFILKLVAAGFADQILVSHDVCETTHLRSNGGQGFTAIPSALRQRLEDLDMPEVYQAIMVTNPSRVFGG; encoded by the coding sequence ATGACTGCGACGGGCCCCGTCGCTGCCAACGAACTGGGCCAGACGTTGATGCACGAGCACATTTACGTCAATCTCATGCGTGAGTTTCGCGGTACCGGGCTCCTCAACGATCATCAGGAAGCCGTCGAGGAGTTAGCCGCCTTCGCCGCACTGGGCGGCGGCACCATAGTTGATGCAACCCCAGCGGAACTGTCCGCAGGTGCCGCTCCTGACCCGGGCGGGTGGCGCGATCCCGCACCCCCGGAGTCCGAGTTGAGTCCGGCATCACGCACGGCGACGAATGCGCTAGCGCTGCGGGACTTGTCGGAACAGACTGGCGTGCGCATCGTGCTCGGTACGGGCCACTATCGCGACCCCCACCTGACTCGAACCATAGTGCAGAGTCGGGACCCGGAAGAGGTAGCTGAACAACTGATCTTGGACATCAGGGAAGGATTCGCCGGCACCGGCGTGAGGGCTGGGATCATCGGCGAGGTCGGTGCCGAGCGCTGGTTTATCTCGGAGCTCGAGCACCGTTCGTTCCTTGCGGCTGCTCGCGCGCACCGCTGTACAGCGCTACCTGTCACCACGCATGCGGCCCGCTGGCCGAACGGGTTGCTGCAGCTCGATCTGCTCGCAGAATACGGCGTTCCGCCGGAGGCGGCCATCATCGGTCACTGCGACACCGTCCCTATCCCTGAGTATCATCAAGCGCTAGCCGCTCGTGGGGCGTATGTGCAGTTCGATACCTTCCGGCACGCTTCAGGTCCCCATTTCGAGCGCAGAGTGGATTTCATCCTCAAACTGGTCGCCGCAGGTTTCGCGGACCAGATCCTCGTTTCCCACGACGTCTGCGAGACGACACATCTGCGTAGCAACGGCGGACAAGGATTCACCGCCATCCCCTCTGCCCTTCGTCAGCGCTTGGAAGATCTCGACATGCCCGAGGTCTACCAAGCCATCATGGTGACGAACCCAAGCCGTGTCTTCGGAGGCTGA
- a CDS encoding transglutaminase domain-containing protein produces MTNERALVRAFESVRDLPYDTTAAHDAAGLRARGRGNCVAKAALLAEELSRFGATCRLVSWEYELPILVAVQRDLSFTSDIHTAVQVRVDDRWIVVDATHDPALANLGLTVGRWDGRAATEPAYQPVDPVVPHGPYGLSKSPLDSVMARIGHQVEATGPDLIAQYQRDLNVLFELARA; encoded by the coding sequence GTGACCAACGAACGCGCGCTCGTACGAGCATTCGAGAGCGTGCGCGACTTGCCGTACGACACAACTGCTGCCCACGATGCAGCCGGCTTGCGTGCGCGTGGTCGTGGGAACTGCGTCGCGAAAGCGGCCCTTCTTGCCGAGGAGCTGAGCAGGTTCGGCGCCACTTGCCGCTTGGTCTCCTGGGAGTACGAGCTGCCCATCTTGGTGGCGGTGCAGCGCGATCTGTCCTTCACCTCTGACATCCACACGGCAGTCCAGGTGCGCGTCGATGACCGCTGGATCGTTGTGGATGCGACCCACGACCCAGCTCTCGCCAACCTCGGCCTCACCGTGGGTCGATGGGACGGACGAGCAGCGACAGAACCCGCGTATCAGCCGGTTGATCCTGTCGTCCCGCACGGCCCATATGGCCTCTCGAAATCGCCGCTTGATTCCGTGATGGCGCGGATCGGCCATCAGGTGGAGGCGACTGGCCCCGATCTGATCGCGCAGTACCAGCGTGATCTGAACGTGTTGTTCGAGCTCGCCCGGGCATAG
- a CDS encoding dihydrofolate reductase family protein, translating to MDQLLRVHCFNLSRDGFGAGEDQSLERPFGHANPGDMFAWAGATASWPNRADPGGTRGLDDYFTRDFARNIGAEIMGRNKFGPQRGPWRDHEWQGWWGDEPPFHTPVFVLTHHERPSFTLSDTTFHFLNARPAEALDRAKAAAQGQDVRLGGGATTIRQFLDADLIDTMHIAVSDVELGSGVRLWHTPEELLERFHLEVVPSPSGVRHHLFWRR from the coding sequence ATGGATCAGCTGCTCAGAGTCCATTGCTTCAACCTCTCGCGCGACGGATTCGGCGCCGGTGAGGACCAGTCCCTGGAACGGCCCTTCGGCCACGCGAACCCCGGCGACATGTTCGCCTGGGCCGGGGCCACGGCCAGCTGGCCCAACCGCGCCGACCCCGGCGGAACCCGCGGTCTCGATGACTACTTCACCCGCGACTTCGCGCGAAACATCGGCGCCGAAATCATGGGGCGCAACAAGTTCGGACCGCAGCGCGGGCCGTGGCGGGACCACGAGTGGCAGGGCTGGTGGGGCGACGAGCCCCCGTTCCACACGCCGGTGTTCGTGCTCACCCACCACGAACGACCGTCCTTCACTCTCTCCGACACCACCTTCCACTTCCTGAATGCCAGGCCGGCGGAAGCGCTGGACCGGGCCAAGGCGGCGGCTCAAGGTCAGGACGTCCGGCTCGGCGGCGGTGCAACCACTATCCGCCAGTTCCTCGACGCCGATCTGATCGACACGATGCACATCGCGGTGTCCGACGTCGAGCTCGGATCAGGCGTCCGGCTGTGGCACACCCCCGAGGAACTGCTCGAGCGTTTCCACCTCGAGGTGGTACCGAGCCCGAGCGGCGTACGGCATCACCTGTTCTGGAGGCGATGA
- a CDS encoding MFS transporter: MTSSVQHDSPRRLVRPRVRRRPARRAPAARWTARQWAALFCVLSGYVVGSLTTSGTAISLPRISAELQAGPAAMQWFVTGYLLATTCLVLIAGALGDRFGRRLVLRVAASVYTAGIALSAIAPTILILNAARISAGVGSAGLMACGAAVLTTSFTGPDRVKAFALCGAAGGIGMAIGPSAAGWIVDAVGWRGTFGVLAGASVLMVVSTFFIKESRAEKPRPFDLIGALMLIVGLSLLLLGISTMTSGNTVVGGGQLVGAGVVLTLFIVRALRVSAPLLELSLLRDRIASAWLISAVMAGAGMAGFAVYLPTYLLVVHELNAAAAGTWMLAFTIPLFVVPMIVSRWVNRGGSAPKIAASCLVLAATAYLTFGLLATVGEVWVALIPTAALGVAIGSLTALSDAQLMSRIDHDRIGMASGLLNTVRAGSTSIVLALFGAGLVVAIAARVGPRTADSLATGDVAAISRSVAVDGFGHGWTLVLAGNGVVMLAAAIAFVGLVLAGRRQAGRATASR; encoded by the coding sequence GTGACTTCATCGGTTCAGCACGACTCGCCGCGCCGGCTCGTCCGGCCTCGGGTCCGACGGCGCCCGGCTCGCCGCGCGCCGGCTGCGCGGTGGACGGCCCGCCAGTGGGCGGCATTGTTCTGTGTGCTGTCCGGGTATGTGGTGGGCTCGCTGACCACCTCGGGCACGGCGATCTCGCTGCCGAGGATCTCCGCCGAATTGCAGGCCGGCCCGGCCGCGATGCAGTGGTTCGTGACCGGGTATCTGCTCGCCACCACCTGTCTGGTGCTCATCGCCGGTGCCCTCGGTGACCGGTTCGGGCGGCGGCTGGTGCTGCGGGTGGCCGCCAGTGTCTACACCGCCGGCATCGCGCTCTCGGCGATCGCCCCCACCATCCTGATACTCAATGCAGCCCGGATCAGCGCGGGTGTGGGATCGGCAGGTTTGATGGCCTGCGGTGCGGCGGTCCTGACGACCTCCTTCACCGGCCCGGACCGGGTGAAGGCGTTCGCTCTGTGCGGTGCTGCGGGTGGGATCGGGATGGCGATCGGGCCCTCGGCCGCGGGCTGGATCGTGGACGCGGTTGGGTGGCGCGGCACGTTCGGCGTGCTCGCGGGCGCCTCGGTGTTGATGGTGGTGAGCACCTTCTTCATCAAGGAGTCCCGGGCGGAGAAGCCGCGCCCGTTCGACCTGATCGGCGCGCTGATGCTGATCGTGGGCCTGAGCCTGCTGCTGCTGGGCATCTCGACGATGACCTCCGGCAACACGGTGGTGGGCGGTGGCCAGCTCGTGGGCGCGGGCGTGGTGCTGACCCTATTCATCGTGCGCGCGCTGCGCGTCTCGGCGCCGCTGCTGGAGCTGAGCCTGCTGCGTGACCGGATCGCCTCAGCATGGCTGATCAGCGCCGTGATGGCGGGGGCGGGCATGGCCGGGTTCGCGGTGTATCTGCCCACCTACCTGCTGGTGGTGCACGAGCTGAACGCGGCCGCCGCCGGCACCTGGATGCTCGCGTTCACCATCCCGCTGTTCGTAGTGCCGATGATCGTCTCCCGCTGGGTGAACCGCGGTGGTTCCGCCCCGAAGATCGCCGCCAGTTGCCTTGTGCTCGCTGCGACGGCGTACCTCACCTTCGGTTTGCTGGCCACGGTCGGCGAGGTGTGGGTGGCGCTCATCCCGACGGCGGCCCTCGGCGTCGCGATCGGCTCGCTGACCGCGCTCAGTGACGCCCAGCTGATGTCACGCATCGACCACGACCGCATCGGCATGGCCTCGGGCCTGCTGAACACGGTGCGCGCCGGTTCGACCTCGATCGTGCTCGCCCTCTTCGGTGCGGGCCTGGTGGTCGCGATCGCCGCCCGCGTCGGACCGCGGACGGCGGACAGCCTCGCCACTGGTGACGTCGCCGCGATCAGCCGCTCGGTCGCCGTCGATGGGTTCGGTCATGGGTGGACGCTGGTGCTCGCCGGCAACGGGGTGGTCATGCTCGCCGCAGCGATCGCGTTCGTGGGGCTGGTGCTGGCGGGACGTCGGCAGGCAGGGCGGGCGACGGCCTCGCGCTGA
- a CDS encoding GntR family transcriptional regulator: MSAPGTGGSRGQRASRRALRDEVYDALLELLVAGEWESGAQLGIDALATRLDVSPTPIREALVQLESTGLVMRSALRGYKVAPPLDAGAINELFDARVLLEVGALRQIPDDAWQELTGTLAASLADQRRQAELLTGSTDVPSLRAYLAADRAFHDAVLAATGNRYLQQMSGHIGIHGERLRQFVEQRHSDADLAITEHGAVLAAIEAGDREAAVAAMTAHLAGVRERTLRDASAVSR; encoded by the coding sequence ATGAGCGCTCCGGGCACGGGCGGCTCGCGTGGCCAGCGGGCCTCCCGGCGGGCGCTGCGCGATGAGGTCTACGACGCGCTGCTCGAGCTGCTGGTGGCCGGCGAATGGGAATCCGGGGCCCAGCTCGGGATCGACGCGCTCGCCACCCGGTTGGACGTCTCCCCCACACCGATCCGCGAGGCGCTGGTGCAGCTGGAGTCGACCGGGCTGGTGATGCGCAGCGCGCTGCGCGGGTACAAGGTGGCGCCACCGCTGGACGCCGGCGCCATCAATGAGCTCTTCGACGCTCGCGTGCTACTGGAAGTGGGAGCGCTGCGTCAGATCCCCGACGACGCCTGGCAGGAGCTGACCGGCACGCTCGCCGCATCCCTGGCCGACCAGCGCCGCCAGGCCGAGCTGCTCACCGGCAGCACCGACGTGCCGAGCCTGCGCGCCTACCTGGCGGCGGACCGCGCCTTTCACGACGCGGTGCTCGCGGCCACCGGGAACCGGTACCTGCAGCAGATGTCCGGGCATATCGGTATCCACGGTGAGCGGTTGAGGCAGTTCGTGGAACAGCGCCACAGTGACGCCGACCTGGCGATCACCGAACACGGGGCGGTGCTGGCGGCGATCGAGGCCGGGGATCGGGAGGCGGCCGTGGCTGCCATGACCGCCCACCTGGCCGGGGTGCGCGAGCGCACTCTGCGGGACGCGTCCGCCGTCAGCCGCTGA
- a CDS encoding ArsR/SmtB family transcription factor yields the protein MRSSLAHADPALDAAFAALADPVRRRLVNRLVAGEATVKELAKPFALTPQAISHHVAVLRRAGLVDQSRDGTRRPCRLNIGELDRLSTWIDDQRREWNDRLDALEAHLEHSEERQ from the coding sequence ATGCGCTCGTCACTGGCCCACGCGGACCCGGCACTGGACGCCGCGTTTGCCGCTCTTGCAGACCCGGTGCGGCGGAGATTGGTGAACCGCCTGGTGGCGGGCGAGGCCACCGTGAAGGAGCTGGCCAAGCCATTCGCGCTCACGCCTCAGGCGATCTCACACCACGTGGCAGTCCTGCGCCGGGCCGGTTTGGTCGACCAGTCTCGTGACGGAACGCGTCGGCCTTGTCGGCTGAACATCGGGGAGCTCGATCGATTGAGCACGTGGATCGACGATCAACGCCGCGAATGGAACGACCGGCTCGATGCGCTTGAAGCACACCTCGAACACTCGGAGGAGAGACAGTGA
- a CDS encoding NAD(P)-dependent oxidoreductase translates to MTIRTWAGPAHVPNLIERTAALGVVEVSLQEEPELLIWTEHAEAARLAEILNRTPSVRWVQLPSAGVEDFIDARALDRTDVAYASCRGAFAVPVAEHAIMLLLAVLRNLKTRARSQTWGSQSGQLLAGSRVLIVGAGGVGLRTASLLQAFHAEVNLIGRTARRVQIDGAIHYVRAFEHLDHLLDRHNILILACPVTAHTRGLIGRTQLERLDRGAHLVNVGRGPVLDTQALLWALDEGHLHGAGLDVTDPEPLPIGHPLWDRDDVLITPHTADTLEMVEPLFIERTVANVQRLGTGQPLLGEVSLSNGY, encoded by the coding sequence ATGACGATCCGTACCTGGGCTGGCCCGGCCCATGTCCCCAATCTCATTGAGCGCACTGCCGCGCTGGGCGTCGTGGAAGTCTCCCTGCAGGAGGAACCGGAACTGCTGATCTGGACCGAGCACGCCGAGGCGGCCAGACTTGCGGAGATCTTGAACCGCACACCCAGCGTGCGTTGGGTGCAACTGCCCTCGGCTGGCGTAGAAGACTTTATTGACGCCCGGGCGCTGGACCGTACGGACGTCGCTTATGCTTCATGTCGTGGCGCATTCGCTGTACCAGTGGCAGAACACGCGATCATGCTGCTGCTGGCGGTCCTGAGAAACCTGAAGACCCGTGCCAGATCCCAAACTTGGGGCAGCCAGAGTGGACAGTTGCTCGCCGGCTCGCGCGTACTGATCGTCGGAGCAGGTGGGGTCGGCCTCAGGACAGCGAGCCTCCTGCAAGCCTTCCATGCCGAGGTCAATCTCATTGGACGAACGGCTCGAAGGGTGCAGATCGACGGTGCTATTCACTACGTCCGTGCGTTCGAACACCTGGACCATCTGTTGGACCGCCACAACATACTGATCCTGGCATGTCCGGTGACAGCCCATACCCGAGGGCTGATCGGCCGCACTCAACTAGAACGGCTGGATCGAGGAGCTCACCTCGTGAATGTTGGCCGCGGCCCGGTGTTAGACACCCAGGCTCTCCTCTGGGCACTCGACGAAGGGCACCTGCACGGTGCCGGCTTGGACGTCACAGACCCCGAACCGCTCCCCATAGGCCACCCGCTATGGGACAGAGATGATGTACTCATCACCCCGCACACGGCCGATACCCTGGAGATGGTGGAACCGCTCTTCATCGAGCGCACAGTCGCTAACGTCCAGCGGCTGGGCACGGGGCAGCCACTCCTGGGAGAGGTCTCCCTCAGCAATGGATACTAA
- the argS gene encoding arginine--tRNA ligase: MSEISPAPDAVPSLSQQLTDAVGAAISAAYPEQAGADPLIRPSDHADLQANAALALAKKVGANPREVAATVTEQIPAGSAVGSVEISGPGFLNLTLSDDALWAQVEARRASDRLGVPAAQAGVRTVIDYSGPNIAKEMHVGHIRSTVIGDALVRVLGFLGSDVIKQNHLGDWGTQFGMLIQYITEHPEQLWRHSDLAGSADATTVSALDALYKAARKTFDADEAFADRARARVVALQAGDEETLSVWKEIVAESEFYFDEVYARLGILLRSEDSRGESSYNTMLDGVAAELEQAGIAEISDGALVVLSEDVKGPDDQPAALMVRKRDGGYGYDTTDLATLKYRISELEADRILYLVDARQTLHFRLLFEAGRRAGWLSEDVDARHISFGSILGPDGKPFKTRSGETVRLMDLLDMAVAAAATVVREGAEAKGSDLDEAALTEIAEQAGIGAVKYADLSGSRTKDYVFDPERMTAFNGNTGVYLQYAHTRMVSILRRAGERGVELPDGVPSAIDEVALERAERALVLANDGLGDVLAAVAEDLEPHRLTTYLYELSRAFTDFYEACPVLASEGSVRERRLALVDLTRRTLAQGLDLLGIAAPERM, from the coding sequence GTGTCTGAGATCTCCCCCGCCCCCGACGCCGTCCCCTCGCTCTCCCAGCAGCTCACCGACGCCGTCGGTGCGGCCATCTCGGCCGCCTACCCCGAGCAGGCCGGTGCCGACCCGCTGATCCGCCCGAGCGACCACGCGGACCTGCAGGCCAACGCCGCCCTCGCCCTGGCGAAGAAGGTGGGCGCGAACCCCCGTGAGGTCGCTGCCACGGTGACCGAACAGATCCCGGCAGGCTCCGCCGTCGGGAGTGTGGAGATCTCCGGACCGGGCTTTTTGAACCTGACGCTCTCCGATGACGCTCTGTGGGCCCAGGTGGAGGCGCGGCGCGCCTCGGACCGCCTCGGGGTGCCGGCCGCGCAGGCGGGCGTGCGCACGGTGATCGACTACTCCGGGCCGAACATCGCCAAGGAGATGCACGTGGGGCACATCCGCTCCACCGTGATCGGGGACGCCCTGGTCCGCGTGCTCGGCTTCCTCGGCTCGGACGTGATCAAACAGAACCACCTCGGCGACTGGGGCACCCAGTTCGGGATGCTGATCCAGTACATCACCGAGCACCCGGAGCAACTGTGGCGGCACAGCGATCTGGCTGGCTCTGCTGACGCCACCACCGTCTCCGCCCTGGACGCCTTGTACAAGGCAGCGCGCAAGACCTTCGACGCCGACGAGGCGTTCGCTGACCGCGCCCGGGCCCGCGTGGTCGCCCTGCAGGCAGGCGACGAGGAGACGCTCTCGGTCTGGAAAGAGATCGTGGCCGAGTCGGAGTTCTACTTCGACGAGGTCTACGCCCGGCTCGGGATCCTGCTGCGCTCCGAGGACTCCCGCGGTGAGTCCTCCTACAACACCATGCTCGACGGCGTGGCCGCCGAGCTGGAGCAAGCCGGAATCGCCGAGATCTCCGACGGCGCACTCGTGGTGCTGTCGGAGGACGTGAAGGGCCCGGACGATCAGCCCGCTGCGCTGATGGTGCGCAAGCGCGACGGCGGCTACGGGTACGACACCACCGACCTGGCCACGTTGAAGTACCGGATCAGCGAGCTCGAGGCGGACCGGATCCTCTACCTGGTGGACGCCCGGCAGACCCTGCACTTCCGGCTGCTGTTCGAGGCCGGCCGCCGGGCCGGGTGGCTCAGCGAGGACGTGGACGCCCGGCACATTTCCTTCGGCTCGATCCTCGGCCCGGACGGCAAGCCGTTCAAGACCCGTTCCGGGGAGACGGTGCGGCTGATGGACTTGCTGGACATGGCCGTGGCGGCTGCCGCGACGGTGGTCCGGGAGGGCGCCGAGGCCAAGGGCAGCGACCTGGACGAGGCCGCGCTGACCGAGATTGCCGAGCAGGCCGGCATCGGGGCGGTCAAGTACGCCGACCTCTCCGGCTCACGCACCAAGGACTACGTCTTCGACCCGGAGCGGATGACCGCCTTCAACGGCAACACCGGGGTGTACCTGCAGTACGCGCACACCCGGATGGTCTCCATCCTGCGCCGGGCCGGCGAGCGTGGTGTCGAGCTTCCCGACGGCGTCCCTTCCGCGATCGATGAGGTCGCCTTGGAGCGGGCCGAACGGGCCCTGGTGCTCGCGAATGACGGTCTCGGTGATGTGCTCGCTGCCGTGGCCGAGGATTTGGAGCCGCACCGTCTCACCACCTACCTGTACGAGCTTTCCCGTGCGTTCACCGACTTCTACGAGGCGTGCCCGGTGCTCGCCTCGGAAGGGTCGGTGCGCGAGCGTCGCCTGGCGCTGGTGGACCTGACCCGGCGCACCCTGGCTCAGGGGCTGGACCTGCTGGGGATCGCGGCACCGGAGCGGATGTGA
- a CDS encoding SRPBCC family protein: protein MTAGTPQFRDGELIAERRLRATPEQVWEAFTRPASLAAFWGGTHAAVPPESVAVDLRTGGGFALDTQAPDGSRHRLHFRYRRLAAPQEMVFDEPRTGIRTTITLRGVGDDTCITVHQRSLPHELQTERAAEGLASTLDALAAYLETTHLPR from the coding sequence GTGACCGCGGGCACGCCGCAGTTTCGCGATGGCGAGCTGATCGCTGAGCGTCGCCTACGAGCGACACCTGAACAAGTCTGGGAGGCGTTCACCCGGCCAGCGAGTCTCGCAGCGTTTTGGGGCGGCACTCACGCCGCGGTGCCACCGGAGTCAGTGGCGGTCGACCTGCGCACCGGAGGAGGATTCGCTCTCGACACCCAAGCGCCTGACGGGTCCAGACATCGACTCCATTTCCGCTACCGACGGCTCGCAGCACCGCAGGAGATGGTGTTCGACGAGCCGCGCACCGGGATCAGGACGACCATCACGTTGCGTGGCGTGGGTGACGACACGTGCATCACTGTCCATCAACGGTCACTGCCGCACGAGCTTCAGACCGAGCGTGCCGCGGAAGGCCTCGCCTCGACTTTGGACGCCCTGGCGGCGTACCTCGAGACCACACACCTACCTCGATAA